AATGCATTAGTGTAGAGATTTCCGACAACAGAGCATAGGAAAGTAGTTGTTAGTCCTTCTTTGCCGAGGTAGCCTATAAGAGCTCCTCTGAAGCCGTTTGTTGTCCCCTCTTGTGCACGATCGTCTCTGGCCAAATCACGACTCATGTTGGCTGACAGGTCCAAAGCCACGATACCCCCTTGCCTACATGTAGCGGATGCTACTGTTCCCCGTATACCGTGCCTGCGTGCATCCGGTCCAAGCTGTCAGTATCCTCCGATGCTCAAGGGTCTATGGCTATGCGGCTGCGTTGATGACCCGACAACCGAATGCGCGTACTGAAGTGACAGGATCCAATATTCAGATCCTGGGTAGTGTCCCTGGACACCGCCGTTGACATCTCGGGTATAGAAACCCCGAAGGTATTATTCATCAAAAGTCTATGCACGGCCTGATTCTAGCACTCAAACCCATGCTCACAACGCGCTTTAAAGACCCTATTGAATGaacttgatatgggtatccctcgaagtctaatgcgaaatcgatagatgcagcttcgtcacgaaaaatagggctcttggaGCAATcttaatctcacacaaatacaaaagcactgctatgcaacccacttatccttcctttaactATTAAATGAACGGCTTGCCATGTGATACTCCTCACGATCCAGTCTCCCGGGTCGTGTAAATggcaaaaagacaaaaagacgAAGATCCAGGCCTACGACTCTGCAAGGATCATCGTGACACGGCCTTTTCCCCGGAATGCGGGGAGTGTGCACGATCCACCGTAACTAATGTCACAGTAACCCCAAAAAGGGGTGGATTCACCGAAGACAATGCCAATCCATGCTCAAAACAAGTTTGACGCGTACCGAGACTGGAAGGATGTGCATCTGGGACACTGCAGGAAGGAAGATTACTTGGCTAATTCAATCTGATCTTAGATGGGCACGAAAGATTGGGGGCTTTAACCCCAAACATGGCGTTGGTGGCTTGGAGTTGTTGTGGTTGGAGTTGTGAGATGAACGCGTCGAAATTGACCGAGATACCGAAGGCGTTCCAATCTGACAATCTGAAAGAGAGAGACATACTGGAATCACTTGACAGAATGAAGGACGGAATGATTCCTTCTAAACGCCAATATTTATCTAGCTTCGTTAAAAAAACAAGCCCAGTTCAACCGGTGCCACGTCCGATCTCAGCCGTTTGTGACAGTCCGGCAATTACCGGTCATCAATGCCGTAGTTTTAGTTATCGGCGAATCATTCCGCTCAGCTCATTATGACGGATGGAAAATGAGGGGAAAAGGGTCATTGATGCCCATCATTTGGACCTAACTGACTGCATGTAAGGCCAAGCTAAGATGGTTGATTGCCACACCTTTCTTGCTTGAGTCACTTGTCCTCTCTCTGTAGAAATAAGCTTGACGTTGAAGAATAACGGACAAACTTTGGGGTCGGGGCATTGTGGGGAAGCGTGTTTCTGGAGGGAGGGTTGATGGGGGTTAGTTAGTATTTACTCACACCTCACTCATTAATTCATCAGTTCTTGTTTATCTATCTCTCTGTTCTTCACTTCAATTTCATGACAAGTTCAGTTCATGCCAAGTAAATAGTCTGTATCAACTATTACAATACTGGCATGACTGCGATAAAAACTCGCCTGGGATGTTGGTTCATGTGATAGTCTCGGAGAGAACAGCGAGTCTGGAACACGGACTAACTCGTCGGCCAAGAGAGTCAGTCATTAAAATATTGACCAATTAGAAACAATTAAGTTGATCGTACCGATTCATGTTTAGCCGAGGTCATTGcagcagagagagaagaatAACTGACGTGATGGGAGTAATTATATTGAGTGAGAAGGgaattaaaagatattaataatgaTTATCTAGATTAACTGCATCATCTGTCAATTGAGGAGAACTCTCCAAGATAAAGACACCATGTATTGTCTGTCATCCGTCACGGTTGTATCCGAAATGCGCTGCCGTCCTCCTTCGTACCCCAGAATTGAAGCCGCGCGAATTCTTGTGGAACCCTCCCCCTTCCCCCATTCAACAGTTTCTGGGGGTGGAGGTTTTCTTTATCGGGCGCTACAACTTTAATGTAGCCCCCGTAACTTACTTTAGCTTAACCGTAGCCTTTTTCCAACTGTCATCGCCTTGTCtccagcgcctttccttgaCATGACTCGGTTTTCTTTTCCCCGAAGTACAGTATAATTACACTGAAACTGGTTTGGTTCGTCTTTTCGGGCCAAAGCCAGCGAACAAAAGCACAATCCAATTCGTCCTCTGTATGCGGGGAAAGTCAGCCTGTGGCGTGAAAGACATGGGGGACTGATTCGCGGACCCCGTGGGGAAATTCGACCGATAATCCTGGTCGGTCTTGTTGATGTAACTTCTCTTGGCCTCTTTAGTAGCCGACGAGGGTATAGGTATACCATGGCATGAggatttttttaaaaaaaggCCCACTGCCTTGGGTGCGGAGACTGCTTATATCTATCCTTATATCTTCCCCCCATCTCCTCCCCTTCTTTTCCCCAGATCTGCATTGAGCATTCTCTCCATTCCTATTTTATTACCCTCTTTTCCACTCCCCAGAATCTCATCCACAATGGCGCCCTCTCAGGATCCCGCCCACGTGGAAGATGGCGGCAAACTCCCTGTCCACCATACAGAGTACTCGGGCAACAACTCCCAAGTCGAACTCATCGAAGCCGCCGTCGCTGCCAGTGATGCAGAGGCTCTCATCCCCAAGAAGGAGTTGTTTGCCCGGTATTGGCCTGCTGTGGCCTTTAGTATGGGTTTGAGTGTTGCGCTGGTCATGGAGGGAATGGATGTcggtctcatcaacaacTTCTTCGCTCATGATGCCTACCTTAACCGGTTCGGCTGGCCCGATGCTAATGGAGAGCAACATATTTCTACAAAGTGGCAGGGTGCTATTGGTGCTGGAAACAACTGTGGTTCTATCCTTGGTCTTTTGCTCAACGGTTTTCTTCAACAGCGATATGGCTCTCGACGTGTTTACATGGTATGTTGACAATAACTTACACTGACCTAAAGAAATGAAGCTGACACATACCAGTTCGCCATGGCTCTCATGTCCTGCACCATCttcgtcctcttcttcgccgTCAACGTCGAAATGCTCCTCGTCGGTAACCTCCTCTGTGGTATCCCATGGGGTATCTTCCAGACTCTCACCACCGCCTACGCCGCCGAAATTTGCCCCGCTGCCCTCCGTGGTTACCTTACAGCCTGGGTTTCCATGTGCTGGGGAGCCGGAAGTTTCCTCGCCACTGGTGTCCTCCGTGGCTCTCTCGACCTCAAGGGTGATGCTGGCTGGCGTGTCCCCTACGGTCTTCAGTGGATGTGGATTCCTCCTCTGTTCACCATCGCTTTCTTCGCCCCCGAGAGTCCCTGGTACCTTATCCGCCGTGGTAAATTCGAGGAGGCTGAGCACAGTCTTCGCCGTCTTGCTCGCTGCGGCCACTACAATGATGAGACCATGGCTCAGACTCTTGCCCTCATGAAGCACACCAACGAGATGGAAAAGGTTGAGGCCGAGGATGCTAGTTTCATGGACTGCTTCCGTGGAACCAACGCCCGCCGAACTGGTATCGTCTGCATGGCCTGGATCATCCAGATTCTCAACGGTCAATCCATCACCAGTTTCGCTGCTATCCTGCTCAAGTCCGTCGGCATGAGCAGCAAGAACGCTTTCAATTACAACATGGGTATCCAGTCGGTCAACATCTTTGCCACTGCTATTGCCATCACCCTTATGGGTAGAATTGGTCGTCGTACATTCTACTTCTGGGGCTCTTCCGGAATCGGCGCATGCATGTTGATCATTGGTATCCTCGGCTTCGCTGCCGACGGTGACAGTGTAGCCATCACTACTGCTGCCTTCCTTGTCGTTGTCCAGTGTATTTTCAAGGTCTCTCTTGGTCCCACCACCTACGTCGTCGTCGCCGAAACCGCCTCCAGCCGTGTCCGAGCCCAGACCATCGTCATCGGCCGTGCCGTCTACGTCTGTGGTCAGATCGTCGTCCAGCAGCTCAACCCCCGTAtgctcaacagcagcagcgatGCCTGGAACTGGGGAGCCAAGACTGGAATGTTTTACTTCGGCCTTTGCTTCATCTGGGCTGTctggatcttcttcttccttcctgaGACCAAGAACCGTAGCTTTGCCGATCTTGACTACCTCTTCCAGAAGAGGGTCAACGCTCGCAAGTTTACTACTACTCCTGTTGACTGTAAGTTGTTTTACATTCATTCTTTTAGATCATTGCTGATTATGATATAGTGTTTGAGATTGTTGGACCTAGCAGGGACGATAAACTCCAGGGTGTCGAGGTCATTACTCccgtcaacaccaacactgCGGGACAAGATATTGAGGGAAATAAGAAGCTTTAAAGAGTCTTATAGATGTTTCAAGTTAGCGTAATATCCACACTGCCATGAATGGCATAATTTGCtgttttctttataatcGCTTGATGCTGTCCTGTGCCTCTTGTGATGGGCAACGCCCTTTCATGTGGTCCCCTATCGCAAGTGTGTTCTGTGTGTTAACATAGAGATACCTCCATCCAATGAAACCCAGGCGTCTTCATGACGTCTCCGTTCATGATTCCATATACATGACCAAATCCAACAAGCTCAAATGATCCAGCGAATGTAAGACTCGGCCGCAGAATAGCAGGCAAGCGACAACCCTGGAGGGCCCAAACAGAATCCCCCGCACGTACTTCGTCCGGTAACATGGCAAACATGCCTTTATCCGTTTTGCAAAGCCGCAGACCACGTGTTGAAAAGACTTGTGTGAACAGTTCCGTCAGAACGACCTCACTGTCTCCAAGAGCATCGCCGAGAGCTTCCATCATGTCTTCACCTTTGCCTGGGTAGGAAGCGAATATCGAGAGGATAGATTGACCCAGCTCGTGAATGGCAGTGAAAGTGTCATCACGTCCGTCTTGCTCGTTAAAGTCACATAATGTCTTGATAGCTGCGTCTTGAATAGGTTCGCCTGTAAAAGAATACTGCATGTCTGTTTGGCGCCCTGAAGTGAAGAACCTGATGGCTTTTTCGAACCAGGTCATCATAGCCTCGAGTTCGAAAACTTCGTCTGGTTTCATACTGGAAACCTCGGCGATGTTATCGGCGAGGAACCCCTGAGTGATCATCTGATCAGGATCGTCGTTGCTAAATGTCACAGACCAAGTACTAAGATTTCCGCCAGTCTTATGCCAAGGGTTAGCCTGGGGACCCAACTGCCAGACGGAATCCAATGGGTTGGGTACAGTGAGATCCCGCAACCAAGAGGGATAGCCCTCAGTTCGACCGGCCAGCCCAGCAATGAGAAAGAGTTCTCCCCCAGAACTTAATTGTAAGGCGCGTTTCCAGAATCGCATGGTGATATCTCTAATAGGTGATGTGTAGTCGACATGTAGCTCATGTGCCTTCCCGTCGCTCGCTTCATCCAAGAGGCCCAGTATAGCAAAGTATCGATCACGGGGAATTGTGCATTGCTTGAAGCAACCAGCCAAAAGAAACATGGGAAACTGGGCTTGCCTCATATCTGCGCGTCCCATCAAGACACTCGTGACCTTCAAGAATTCGCGACCGTGTACTGTGTCAGGATCGATAACCCTGTAAGCACGGATTAAGAACATTGAGTTGAGCGACGTCAGCTTGGTCATGTTCTCTGGTTTGATCATCTCCATTGAATCCCATGGGACTCCAGCGCCCGGATAGGGTATTGTACTTGCATACAATTCTCCCCATGGCACATGCCGATGGCCAAAGATCAATATGACATCGCGGCCGAGAACAAACTCTTGGAAGATCCACAGACGATGAAACCAAGGTGAGGATATAAACTTTGTGAACCATTCAGCCCAATCTCCCGTTTCAAAGTCTTCAATCTTTTCTGCTTCCTCTTCGTTGGGTAGCTGGACGCCCATAACGGCGGCAGTCGTTTCCTTTGAAAGAGTCATAGAGTGACCCCGATTTAGTTCAAAGCCACGACGGATATTCTTCTTCCAGTATCGTTGCATGACGTCCAGTAAGGGGTTGATCTCTTCATTCTCTTCACAAATGTCACAGAGAAC
This Fusarium poae strain DAOMC 252244 chromosome 3, whole genome shotgun sequence DNA region includes the following protein-coding sequences:
- a CDS encoding hypothetical protein (TransMembrane:11 (o55-71i138-157o163-184i196-215o235-256i319-341o353-375i382-404o410-436i448-466o486-503i)); this encodes MAPSQDPAHVEDGGKLPVHHTEYSGNNSQVELIEAAVAASDAEALIPKKELFARYWPAVAFSMGLSVALVMEGMDVGLINNFFAHDAYLNRFGWPDANGEQHISTKWQGAIGAGNNCGSILGLLLNGFLQQRYGSRRVYMFAMALMSCTIFVLFFAVNVEMLLVGNLLCGIPWGIFQTLTTAYAAEICPAALRGYLTAWVSMCWGAGSFLATGVLRGSLDLKGDAGWRVPYGLQWMWIPPLFTIAFFAPESPWYLIRRGKFEEAEHSLRRLARCGHYNDETMAQTLALMKHTNEMEKVEAEDASFMDCFRGTNARRTGIVCMAWIIQILNGQSITSFAAILLKSVGMSSKNAFNYNMGIQSVNIFATAIAITLMGRIGRRTFYFWGSSGIGACMLIIGILGFAADGDSVAITTAAFLVVVQCIFKVSLGPTTYVVVAETASSRVRAQTIVIGRAVYVCGQIVVQQLNPRMLNSSSDAWNWGAKTGMFYFGLCFIWAVWIFFFLPETKNRSFADLDYLFQKRVNARKFTTTPVDLFEIVGPSRDDKLQGVEVITPVNTNTAGQDIEGNKKL